A window of Zingiber officinale cultivar Zhangliang chromosome 5A, Zo_v1.1, whole genome shotgun sequence contains these coding sequences:
- the LOC121983144 gene encoding uncharacterized protein LOC121983144: MAHDRTQDSYGELYTAVTLRTAGLTWPAFDRYENTPTRRASGLFVRCNLALPATPARAVSDTSCHARAPDKDLPCCLAFEGPSAPPRDKNNNPGTWPPFSSFIYIIPNFLHCIIAAYVDAIILMDTAGPRMRLRPAAALGRGRRGGKGGKGRHGHGIERRRVRELRRLVPGGRRLPEDQLFVRTADYIFRLRLRVEVLTALYKVYMP; encoded by the coding sequence ATGGCGCATGACAGGACGCAGGATTCATACGGCGAGCTGTACACAGCGGTGACGTTGCGCACGGCTGGCCTGACGTGGCCTGCCTTCGACCGCTACGAGAACACGCCAACGCGCCGCGCGTCGGGTCTGTTCGTGCGCTGTAATCTCGCTCTCCCAGCCACGCCTGCGCGCGCAGTATCTGACACGAGCTGTCACGCACGTGCACCTGACAAGGACTTGCCATGCTGCCTCGCTTTCGAGGGCCCCTCCGCCCCACCACGCGACAAAAACAACAATCCTGGCACATGGCCGCCCTTCTcctcttttatttatataatccCCAACTTCCTCCACTGCATCATCGCCGCCTACGTCGACGCTATTATACTCATGGATACTGCCGGGCCACGGATGCGTCTTCGGCCTGCGGCCGCGCTGGGCCGAGGTCGCCGAGGAGGGAAAGGTGGGAAAGGGCGACACGGGCACGGCATAGAGAGGAGGAGGGTGAGGGAGCTCAGGCGGCTGGTGCCGGGCGGGCGCCGTTTGCCGGAGGACCAGCTGTTTGTGCGCACGGCGGATTACATCTTCCGCTTGAGGCTGCGAGTGGAGGTGTTGACAGCGCTCTACAAGGTGTACATGCCATGA